Genomic window (Primulina eburnea isolate SZY01 chromosome 8, ASM2296580v1, whole genome shotgun sequence):
ATTTGCTTTAGAAAAGCTTCTGCGTGATTTCTTGAGAAGACTAAGCAAGATTTTGTTGTAATTAGGTGTTAACAGTTTGCTTAGCTGATCTCCATGGGGTATTTCATCAGGACTTTGCACGCTTTTGATCTTTTTTTCTGGGATGTGATGGTACATATAATTAAGGAAGATTAAACTTCACCTCTGAGAAAAGATTCTGTTGTGATGGAGAATTTTGCTGAACCATCATCATCCATCAGTTTTACATCATCTTCTCATCTATCCAGTGCGTCTGTAACTAATAAAGTGTATACCTCTGGTGGATCGGAGACTGGGTCGAATCTTGATGTCATCAGTTTGAGTAAGCTAAGTTGTAACTTGGAGCCACTTTTAGGCGATTTCGGTAGCGATTACAGCGACGCGGATATTGTGGTAGAAGGCAATAGTGTTGCCATTCACAAATGTATATTAGCTGCTAGGAGTAAGTTCTTTGATGATCttttaagaaaagaaaagaagtcCAAGTATTGCATGACCGATTTCTTGCCTTATGGCAAGGTAGGATATGAGGCTTTTATAATCTTCTTGAGCTATTTGTATACGGGTAAGCTTAAGCCCTCACCTCTAGAGGTATCAACTTGTGTTGAAAAGACATGCTTGCACGATGCCTGCAGACCTGTTATCGACTTTGCTGTGGAATTGATGTACGCCTCATCTATTTTTCAGGTTTCGGAACTTGTCTCACTGTTTCAGGTATAACTATTAGCTCTATGCTTCAACTcctttatatttttgttgtgtaTATGGAATGATAACTGAAATGTGACCGTagcatatttaaaaatatacgaGTTGTCTCGTTATCATCAGCAAAACGATTAAtcgtatatttttattattgaatGATGGAGCACACAGGAGAAATTTTCTTCATCGTGGACTATAAGATAGTTTCTAAAACTTAATTGCAGCGTCGACTTCTTAACTTGGTTGGCAAGGCTGTAGTAGAAGATGTCATCCCAATTCTTGTGGTGGCCTTCCATTGTCAAATAAGTCAACTCCTCTCCCAGTGTGTCCATAGAGTAGCTCGATCCAACCTCGGAACTATACAAATCGAGAAACAGATCCCATCCAAAGTTGCAGAAgatattatatcgatgcgcCGTAGTTCTCTTTCTAAAAAGGAAAATAGCGTGGCAAACGGGGATTCATTGCGGGAGAAGAGTGTTAAGAGAATACACAAGGCATTGGACTCGGATGATATTGAACTCGTCAGAATTCTCCTTACAGAGTCGGATATAACACTAGATGAGTCTTACGCTCTCCACTATGCTGTTGCTTACTGTGATCCCAAGATAGTATCGGAGGTTCTTAGCCTTGGTCTTGCTGATGTCAACCTACGGAACGCGCATGGAAATACGGTACTTCATGTCGCTGCTAGGCGAAAAGAACCATCAATCATAGTGTCCCTTCTTAACAAGGGGGCAAGTATATCAGACTTGACGATAGAGGGACAAGATGCCGTTAGTATTTGTAGGAGACGGACACGCCCAAAGGATTACGAGATGAAAAGAGAGCAAGGACAGGAAGCGAATAAAGATTGGATGTGCATAGATATTTTGGAGAGGGAAATGCGGAGGAATCCGATATCTGGGGATGCATGGGTCTTCTCTCCAGAAATGGTTGATGATCTGCATATGAAATTGCTCTGCCTTGAAGACAGAGGTAACTTTTGACAAGTTATGTTTTGTTCAAAACCACTGCATTGATTTATTACTGTCCCATTCTTTTGCTTTGTGTCTCACAGTGTTCTTTGCTTTGTACTTGACAGTGGCGTTTGCACGAATGTTTTTCCCGACAGAAGCTAAGCTAGCTATGGAAATAGCACATGCTGAGACATCTGAGCTTGCTGGTCTTTTGTCATCAAGAGGTTCGAATGGGAACTTGGTGGAAGTCGATTTGAATGAGACACCCATTAACCAGAACAAGAGGATCCTTTCGAGAATAGATACTCTCTCCAGAAC
Coding sequences:
- the LOC140838632 gene encoding BTB/POZ domain and ankyrin repeat-containing protein NPR1-like is translated as MENFAEPSSSISFTSSSHLSSASVTNKVYTSGGSETGSNLDVISLSKLSCNLEPLLGDFGSDYSDADIVVEGNSVAIHKCILAARSKFFDDLLRKEKKSKYCMTDFLPYGKVGYEAFIIFLSYLYTGKLKPSPLEVSTCVEKTCLHDACRPVIDFAVELMYASSIFQVSELVSLFQRRLLNLVGKAVVEDVIPILVVAFHCQISQLLSQCVHRVARSNLGTIQIEKQIPSKVAEDIISMRRSSLSKKENSVANGDSLREKSVKRIHKALDSDDIELVRILLTESDITLDESYALHYAVAYCDPKIVSEVLSLGLADVNLRNAHGNTVLHVAARRKEPSIIVSLLNKGASISDLTIEGQDAVSICRRRTRPKDYEMKREQGQEANKDWMCIDILEREMRRNPISGDAWVFSPEMVDDLHMKLLCLEDRVAFARMFFPTEAKLAMEIAHAETSELAGLLSSRGSNGNLVEVDLNETPINQNKRILSRIDTLSRTVQLGRRYFPHCSQVLDKFMEDDLPDIVYLEKGTSEEQRTKRTRFMELKDEVHRAFSKDKADLHRSGFCSSSSSLRYKARKH